In the genome of Listeria cossartiae subsp. cossartiae, one region contains:
- a CDS encoding nucleoside triphosphate pyrophosphohydrolase family protein — translation MDFKEYQVLANRTAATHEQALTNYGLGIAGEAGEVADLIKKYAFHGHDLDKDALTKELGDVLWYVSQIAKWADISMETVAELNIEKLKRRYPQGFSAERSKLHID, via the coding sequence ATGGATTTTAAAGAGTATCAAGTTTTAGCGAATAGAACTGCAGCAACACATGAACAGGCATTAACGAATTACGGACTTGGAATAGCTGGAGAAGCCGGTGAAGTTGCTGATTTGATTAAGAAATATGCTTTTCATGGACACGATTTAGATAAAGATGCGTTGACGAAAGAATTAGGAGATGTTCTTTGGTACGTATCGCAAATTGCTAAATGGGCCGACATAAGCATGGAAACCGTTGCCGAATTAAATATCGAAAAATTAAAACGCCGCTATCCACAAGGTTTTTCAGCGGAACGTAGCAAACTGCATATCGATTAA
- a CDS encoding thioredoxin family protein: protein MTSIEIKSPEEFQAHINGEELVYVDYWKDNCPNCKMLDLSFAEFKNSEIASKVKVLKVKLEEMGENFFFDRDVQQTPTLVLYKGGEEIHRLNGFIPPNKIEEAVSLNA from the coding sequence ATGACAAGTATTGAAATTAAATCACCTGAAGAGTTCCAAGCTCATATTAATGGGGAAGAATTAGTATATGTAGACTATTGGAAAGATAATTGTCCTAATTGTAAAATGCTTGATCTTTCGTTTGCTGAATTCAAAAACTCTGAAATCGCAAGCAAAGTAAAAGTATTAAAAGTAAAATTAGAAGAAATGGGCGAAAACTTCTTTTTTGACCGTGATGTACAACAAACGCCAACACTTGTACTTTACAAAGGCGGCGAAGAAATCCACCGTTTAAATGGATTTATCCCACCAAACAAAATCGAAGAAGCTGTTTCTTTAAATGCGTAA
- a CDS encoding YeiH family protein yields MSQILFKTKTFWYGIALTFCIATLSYFLAKLPFLMILGQLVTAILIGIIIRALFPVPDQWFTGIQFSNKVILRAGIILLGFRLNLVDIYDAGWRVFLIAALCLSFGITVVYFLAKLFGVDKKLAILVACGTGICGAAAVVAISPQVKADNNQTAVAATIIALLGTIFTIVYTLIYPILPLGPDGYGIFAGATLHEIAHVIAAADPGGTSAVDMAVIVKLTRVALLVPVCFVVAKMVNVGTKNRFSWAELPVPWFIFGFLATSAINSLGIIPTSITNFLVVCAYFLIAMSMGGLGLNVHLPSFGKMGGKPFVAAFIGSILLSAFGLTLVLLFHLAG; encoded by the coding sequence ATGAGTCAAATTTTATTTAAAACGAAGACTTTTTGGTATGGTATTGCGCTTACGTTCTGTATCGCTACCCTATCTTATTTTTTAGCAAAATTACCATTTCTAATGATTCTCGGGCAACTTGTTACGGCTATTTTAATCGGTATTATCATTCGCGCCCTTTTTCCGGTTCCAGATCAATGGTTTACCGGCATTCAATTTTCCAACAAAGTGATTCTTCGTGCCGGGATTATTTTACTTGGTTTTCGGCTGAATTTAGTTGATATTTATGATGCTGGTTGGCGCGTATTCCTAATCGCTGCCTTATGTCTTAGTTTTGGGATTACGGTCGTTTATTTTTTGGCAAAACTTTTTGGCGTGGATAAAAAACTGGCGATTCTAGTCGCTTGTGGCACAGGGATTTGCGGGGCTGCAGCTGTAGTCGCGATTTCACCACAAGTAAAAGCTGACAACAATCAAACTGCCGTAGCTGCTACGATTATCGCGCTACTCGGAACTATTTTTACGATTGTTTATACGTTAATTTATCCCATTTTGCCACTTGGACCAGATGGTTATGGTATTTTTGCAGGGGCTACGCTTCATGAAATCGCGCACGTGATTGCCGCAGCAGATCCAGGCGGAACTTCCGCTGTTGATATGGCCGTTATCGTCAAATTAACTCGCGTAGCACTACTTGTTCCAGTCTGCTTCGTCGTTGCAAAAATGGTAAATGTTGGAACGAAAAATCGTTTTTCATGGGCAGAACTTCCCGTGCCATGGTTTATTTTCGGCTTTTTAGCTACCAGTGCTATCAATAGTTTGGGCATTATTCCTACATCAATCACGAACTTCCTCGTTGTCTGTGCCTATTTCCTTATTGCTATGTCAATGGGCGGACTTGGTTTAAACGTCCACTTACCTTCTTTTGGAAAAATGGGCGGAAAACCTTTTGTGGCTGCGTTTATTGGTTCGATCTTGCTTTCTGCTTTTGGTCTTACTTTAGTACTTTTGTTTCATTTAGCAGGATAA
- a CDS encoding GntR family transcriptional regulator, translated as MVRKLNKMNDASPLYAQIADDLRGKIQSEIWQAGDKIPPELDLCELYNVSRITVRKAIDELVRENLLYRERAKGTFVRDWEEPEDEHFTLVRSFTNEMKELGKKAATLHAEVEVIQADKKIAMQLGLTVGDKVLQIKRLRGTADLAFALFVSVIPFNQDYSLKAEDYYGSFYEYLKGFGIVVNQEKEYIEAMLPNREVQDALAIDKQEPILKRVRMTKQKESDFREYSECFYVGKHYRYYIDFE; from the coding sequence ATGGTTAGAAAGTTGAATAAGATGAATGACGCGTCCCCACTCTATGCACAAATAGCGGATGATTTACGCGGGAAAATTCAATCAGAAATTTGGCAAGCCGGGGATAAAATTCCACCCGAGCTTGATTTATGTGAGCTATACAATGTCAGCAGAATTACCGTACGAAAAGCAATAGATGAGCTCGTTCGCGAAAATTTGCTATATAGAGAACGCGCGAAAGGAACCTTTGTGCGCGACTGGGAAGAACCAGAAGATGAGCATTTTACGTTAGTGCGTAGTTTTACGAATGAAATGAAAGAACTTGGGAAAAAAGCGGCGACATTGCATGCAGAAGTTGAAGTAATACAAGCGGATAAAAAAATTGCGATGCAGCTGGGGTTAACCGTTGGGGATAAAGTTTTACAAATTAAACGTTTGCGCGGAACAGCAGATCTTGCTTTTGCTCTTTTTGTTAGTGTGATACCGTTTAACCAAGATTATTCGCTTAAAGCAGAAGATTATTACGGTTCTTTTTATGAATATTTGAAAGGATTTGGTATTGTCGTTAATCAAGAGAAGGAATATATCGAAGCGATGTTGCCCAACCGTGAAGTTCAGGATGCTCTTGCAATCGATAAACAGGAGCCAATTTTAAAAAGAGTACGGATGACGAAACAAAAAGAAAGTGATTTTAGAGAATACAGCGAATGCTTTTATGTAGGAAAGCATTATCGATATTATATTGATTTTGAATAA
- a CDS encoding DUF1361 domain-containing protein, whose product MTKAIWTCRAFLLGYFLVLHFTADTYTFLILNVGLAYIPFEIAVFLTKKPRVWWIFWPLGIVWLVFFPNAPYLLTDLLHLQRLEIYGAEGILSTSPWLWRHFTYIIVGVFFGLFIGFWSFAKMLAEIRRRFNWTSWLSYQLLLIGLILLSSYAIYIGRFSRLHSIHLLTQPVESIQIMFSVFHWPFWNFVFYFSIIQYVIYTLFSKFSSSLKD is encoded by the coding sequence ATGACGAAAGCAATTTGGACTTGCCGAGCTTTTTTACTCGGATATTTTCTTGTTTTACATTTTACTGCAGATACGTATACTTTTTTAATTTTAAATGTTGGGCTTGCTTATATACCTTTCGAAATAGCTGTATTCCTCACAAAGAAACCTCGCGTATGGTGGATTTTTTGGCCACTTGGTATCGTTTGGCTAGTATTTTTTCCAAATGCGCCTTATCTTCTAACTGATTTGCTGCATTTACAGCGCTTAGAGATTTACGGGGCAGAAGGAATACTTTCCACATCACCATGGTTGTGGCGTCATTTCACTTATATTATCGTTGGTGTATTCTTTGGATTATTTATTGGCTTCTGGTCCTTTGCAAAAATGCTTGCGGAAATAAGAAGACGATTTAATTGGACGAGTTGGTTAAGTTACCAGCTACTATTAATTGGTTTAATCTTGTTATCGAGCTATGCGATTTATATTGGCAGATTTTCACGCTTGCATTCGATTCATTTACTTACGCAACCAGTCGAATCCATCCAAATTATGTTTAGTGTTTTTCACTGGCCATTCTGGAACTTCGTATTTTACTTCTCGATTATCCAATATGTCATTTATACACTATTTAGCAAGTTTTCTAGCTCATTAAAAGACTAA
- a CDS encoding flavodoxin, producing the protein MRILLAYDSLSGNTKMVADEIEEILQSEGHEVVSLRVSPSASYPLDEDFDLYVLGAWTVDYGRTPPDMKDFIAELAVKPKNVAIFGTGETQWGMDFYCGAVDRMAKYFGTSYPTLKIEQMPHTEQDVADIDNWVKKILALRSGIK; encoded by the coding sequence ATGAGAATCTTGCTAGCCTATGATTCTCTAAGCGGGAACACCAAAATGGTAGCGGATGAAATTGAAGAGATATTACAAAGCGAAGGGCACGAAGTTGTGTCCTTACGTGTATCTCCTTCCGCTTCGTATCCGCTTGATGAGGATTTTGACTTGTACGTGTTGGGGGCATGGACAGTCGACTACGGAAGAACACCGCCAGATATGAAAGATTTTATCGCGGAACTAGCCGTAAAGCCCAAGAATGTAGCCATTTTTGGCACTGGGGAAACACAATGGGGTATGGATTTTTATTGCGGAGCTGTCGACCGAATGGCCAAATATTTCGGCACAAGCTACCCAACCTTAAAAATAGAACAAATGCCACACACCGAGCAAGATGTGGCTGACATAGACAATTGGGTCAAGAAAATTTTAGCGTTAAGGAGTGGAATCAAATGA
- a CDS encoding ribonucleotide-diphosphate reductase subunit beta: MANQKEQLTRIKILEPLFPNRSTSIINGETSGILNWNDIPYPSFYRAYKELSTNYWIPDEVDMKSDAKQYPNLSEEEKYAFDAIIGLLATLDSPQTRFIYNIAEYITDPAVHANAAIIGQQEVIHNESYSYVLASITNLQEQNRVFELARTHPTIIKRNEPIMAAYDDFMNNKTGETLVKALIQSSILEGINFYSGFAYFYNLVRQNKMTGTGKIISFINRDELAHSKFISEVIRAILGENPELQTDELVEYTHEAFRHAVELETEWSEEVLQGIEGIDVEEMVDYVKYRANKMLGMLGIPELYPGHSDNTMTWIKAYADNFTETKTDFFEMRNSSYKKTNMDNGFDDL, from the coding sequence ATGGCTAACCAAAAAGAACAACTTACTCGTATTAAAATTTTAGAACCGTTATTTCCTAATCGTTCTACTTCAATCATAAACGGAGAAACTAGTGGGATTTTGAATTGGAATGATATCCCGTATCCTTCTTTCTACCGTGCATATAAAGAACTTTCTACTAACTACTGGATTCCAGATGAAGTAGATATGAAAAGTGATGCGAAACAATATCCGAATCTTTCAGAAGAAGAAAAATATGCTTTTGATGCAATTATTGGCCTACTCGCAACACTTGATTCTCCGCAAACACGTTTCATTTACAATATTGCGGAATACATTACCGATCCAGCTGTACATGCAAACGCAGCGATTATCGGGCAACAAGAAGTAATCCATAATGAAAGTTACTCTTATGTACTTGCTTCTATTACGAACTTACAAGAACAAAATCGCGTATTTGAACTGGCGAGAACACATCCGACAATCATTAAACGTAACGAGCCAATCATGGCAGCATACGACGATTTCATGAATAACAAAACGGGCGAAACACTTGTCAAAGCATTGATTCAATCTTCTATTTTAGAAGGTATCAATTTCTACAGTGGCTTTGCTTACTTCTACAACCTTGTTCGTCAAAATAAAATGACAGGAACTGGGAAAATCATTAGCTTTATCAATCGTGATGAATTAGCTCACTCGAAATTTATTTCTGAAGTAATCCGAGCAATCCTTGGAGAAAACCCAGAATTACAAACAGACGAGTTAGTGGAATATACGCATGAAGCTTTCCGCCACGCTGTTGAACTTGAAACAGAATGGTCCGAAGAGGTTTTACAAGGTATTGAAGGTATTGATGTGGAAGAAATGGTTGATTACGTGAAATACCGTGCCAACAAAATGTTAGGAATGCTTGGTATTCCAGAACTTTATCCAGGACATAGTGACAACACAATGACATGGATTAAAGCTTACGCAGATAACTTTACAGAAACAAAAACAGACTTTTTCGAAATGCGCAATTCAAGCTATAAAAAAACGAATATGGATAACGGATTCGACGATTTATGA
- a CDS encoding nucleotide pyrophosphohydrolase, translating into MRQLQDEITAFLKERDWLDQYNKPKDLAISLSLEAAELLECFQWKQDEAAVKENREAILKEVADVMIYALQIAESMGADGEELVRSKLAENRTRTWPKK; encoded by the coding sequence TTGAGACAATTACAAGATGAAATTACTGCTTTTCTGAAAGAACGTGACTGGTTGGATCAGTATAATAAGCCAAAAGATTTGGCGATATCTTTGTCGCTTGAAGCAGCAGAATTACTGGAATGTTTTCAGTGGAAGCAAGATGAGGCGGCAGTGAAAGAAAACCGGGAAGCGATTTTAAAAGAAGTAGCGGATGTCATGATATACGCACTCCAAATCGCTGAAAGTATGGGAGCAGATGGCGAAGAGCTTGTTCGTTCAAAGCTCGCAGAAAATCGAACCAGGACATGGCCGAAAAAATAG
- a CDS encoding LysR substrate-binding domain-containing protein, which produces MDEALRTYIRVVELQSFTKAAEELHISQPAVSLQLKKLEETYETELIYRQAKKFILTATGEMLYHRAKQLEGLYKQVEDEISLYHHHLKGRLRIGASFTIGEYYLPALITKFHARYPDITIELIVENTAKIADKVELLQVDTGLIEGQVSKKDLAISAFANDEMCIVGRADGSLAEIEQGATWIAREEGSGTREYLDHVLSTSGWNVTEKVVAWSNMAVKQMVLEGMGYTVISRCVVKTEIAEGKLRVFNEAGSLMRKFSVLKNKQRLENRIAETFLTFLKENQ; this is translated from the coding sequence ATGGATGAGGCTTTAAGAACGTATATCCGTGTGGTGGAATTGCAGAGTTTTACAAAAGCAGCTGAAGAATTACACATTTCTCAACCGGCAGTATCTTTGCAATTAAAGAAGTTAGAAGAGACTTACGAAACGGAGCTTATATACCGGCAAGCGAAAAAGTTTATTTTAACAGCTACGGGAGAAATGCTCTACCACCGGGCAAAACAATTAGAAGGTTTGTATAAACAAGTGGAGGATGAAATTAGTTTGTATCACCACCATTTAAAAGGGCGATTGCGGATTGGTGCAAGTTTTACGATAGGGGAGTATTATTTGCCGGCGCTGATTACAAAATTTCATGCGCGTTATCCAGATATTACCATCGAGTTAATTGTTGAAAATACAGCTAAAATTGCCGATAAAGTCGAACTACTTCAAGTGGATACGGGGCTTATCGAGGGGCAAGTGAGCAAGAAAGATTTGGCGATAAGTGCTTTTGCGAATGACGAAATGTGCATTGTTGGACGGGCAGATGGTTCACTTGCAGAAATCGAGCAAGGCGCTACTTGGATTGCGCGAGAAGAAGGTTCCGGAACGCGTGAATATTTGGATCATGTATTGAGTACAAGTGGCTGGAATGTTACTGAAAAAGTTGTTGCTTGGAGCAATATGGCGGTCAAACAAATGGTGCTTGAAGGCATGGGGTATACGGTTATTTCAAGATGTGTCGTTAAAACAGAAATTGCAGAAGGGAAATTACGCGTTTTTAATGAGGCCGGCAGCTTGATGCGTAAATTTTCAGTATTGAAAAATAAACAAAGACTGGAAAATCGGATTGCGGAAACCTTTTTAACATTTTTAAAGGAAAATCAGTAA
- a CDS encoding ribonucleoside-diphosphate reductase subunit alpha, whose product MKWGLQMTTYIVKDGGNRKLPFDKSRLDGYLEKIHEEFPKLDLEDYKRKVFNFVEKKEDYAADELVDYLIREAEARTDIHIPEWEHFAARLYLNKLYKKASKNRFYNDDDKYGSYVGLQESLGERGIYSGNILKNYSKEDLITAGKLIDPEKDKLFTYNGLYLLATRYLATDSERNVYELPQERWLTIALYLMQNEPKEKRMKLVEEAYWALSNLYMTVATPTLANAGKVGGQLSSCFIDTVDDSLQGIYDSNTDVARVSKHGGGVGAYLGYVRSTGAAIRGVKGASGGVIPWIKQLNNTAVSVDQLGQRKGAIAVYLDVFHKDIESFLDLRLNNGDQRLRAHDVFTAVCIPDIFMEAVERRGEWYLFDPHEVKAKKGWYLQDFYDETKGEGTFREKYDELVADETISKKIVKAIDIMKRVMVSQLETGNPFMFYRDEVNRMNPNKHEGMVYSSNLCTEIMQNMSPTKMIQEIISGDQIVITKQAGDFVVCNLSSVNLGRAVVAEEEGTLERLIEVEVRMLDNVIDLNELPVPQATITNQKYRSIGLGTFGWHHLLALKNIAWDSEEAEKYADELYEQINYLAIRASNKLAQEKGAYKVFKGSDWNTGEYFARRNYNSAEWQELAKEVAEKGLRNAYLVAVAPNMSTAQIAGSTASIDPIYSAFYYEEKKDYRRPVIAPDLNLSTYPYYEKGAYKVDQFASVRQNGRRQRHVDQSLSFNFYVPSGIKASKLLELHMTAWSEGLKTTYYVRSNDIDVEECEWCSS is encoded by the coding sequence ATGAAATGGGGATTGCAAATGACAACTTACATAGTAAAAGACGGGGGAAACAGAAAGCTACCTTTTGATAAAAGCCGATTGGATGGATATTTAGAGAAAATCCATGAAGAATTTCCGAAACTTGATTTAGAAGATTACAAACGTAAAGTTTTTAATTTTGTAGAAAAGAAGGAAGATTATGCGGCTGACGAATTAGTCGATTATTTAATTAGGGAAGCAGAAGCTCGCACAGATATTCATATTCCTGAATGGGAACATTTCGCGGCACGCCTTTATTTAAATAAATTATATAAAAAAGCGAGTAAAAATCGTTTTTATAATGATGATGATAAATATGGTTCGTACGTTGGACTTCAAGAAAGTTTAGGCGAGCGCGGTATTTATTCCGGCAATATCCTAAAAAACTATTCTAAAGAAGATTTGATTACAGCAGGGAAATTAATTGACCCTGAGAAAGATAAATTATTTACGTATAACGGTTTGTATTTACTTGCGACTCGTTATTTAGCAACTGACTCCGAACGCAATGTGTATGAGTTACCACAAGAACGTTGGTTAACTATCGCACTTTATTTAATGCAAAATGAACCAAAAGAAAAACGTATGAAATTAGTAGAAGAAGCTTACTGGGCTTTAAGTAACTTATATATGACTGTAGCAACACCAACACTTGCAAACGCAGGAAAAGTTGGCGGTCAATTATCTAGTTGTTTCATTGATACAGTAGATGATAGCTTGCAAGGTATTTATGATAGCAATACAGACGTGGCTAGAGTTTCTAAGCACGGCGGTGGTGTTGGCGCATATCTTGGTTACGTTCGTTCAACAGGAGCAGCTATCCGCGGCGTAAAAGGCGCAAGTGGTGGCGTTATTCCTTGGATTAAACAATTAAACAATACGGCAGTGAGCGTGGACCAACTAGGTCAACGTAAAGGCGCAATTGCAGTTTATTTAGACGTTTTCCATAAAGATATCGAATCTTTCCTTGATTTACGTTTAAACAATGGTGACCAACGTTTACGCGCACATGATGTATTTACGGCTGTTTGTATTCCTGATATTTTCATGGAAGCTGTAGAGCGTCGTGGCGAGTGGTATTTATTCGATCCACATGAAGTAAAAGCGAAAAAAGGCTGGTACCTACAAGATTTCTACGATGAAACAAAAGGTGAAGGTACTTTCCGTGAAAAATATGATGAATTAGTAGCTGACGAAACAATCAGTAAAAAAATCGTTAAAGCAATTGATATTATGAAACGCGTGATGGTGAGTCAACTTGAAACAGGTAACCCATTCATGTTCTACCGTGATGAAGTAAACAGAATGAACCCTAACAAACACGAAGGTATGGTTTATTCTAGTAACTTATGTACAGAAATCATGCAAAATATGAGTCCAACAAAAATGATCCAAGAAATTATTTCTGGTGATCAAATCGTGATTACTAAACAAGCGGGAGATTTTGTTGTATGTAACTTATCCTCTGTTAACTTAGGTCGCGCAGTTGTGGCGGAAGAAGAAGGCACGTTAGAACGTTTAATCGAAGTAGAAGTACGTATGCTCGACAACGTTATCGACTTAAACGAACTACCAGTACCACAAGCAACAATTACAAACCAAAAATACCGTTCTATCGGACTTGGAACATTCGGTTGGCATCACCTACTTGCGCTTAAAAATATCGCTTGGGACTCAGAAGAAGCTGAGAAATATGCCGATGAATTATATGAACAAATCAACTATTTAGCTATTCGCGCAAGTAACAAACTAGCGCAAGAAAAAGGTGCTTACAAAGTCTTCAAAGGAAGCGACTGGAACACGGGAGAATATTTCGCGCGTCGTAACTATAATTCGGCTGAATGGCAAGAATTAGCGAAAGAAGTAGCAGAAAAAGGCTTACGTAACGCGTACCTTGTAGCTGTAGCGCCAAATATGAGTACAGCTCAAATTGCTGGTTCGACTGCTTCCATAGATCCGATTTACAGTGCGTTCTACTATGAAGAGAAAAAAGATTACCGTCGTCCAGTAATCGCGCCAGACTTAAACTTAAGCACATACCCATACTACGAAAAAGGTGCTTACAAAGTAGACCAATTCGCAAGTGTTCGTCAAAATGGTCGCCGTCAACGTCACGTAGACCAATCGCTAAGCTTTAACTTCTACGTACCAAGTGGTATTAAAGCAAGTAAATTACTTGAACTACACATGACTGCCTGGAGCGAAGGCTTAAAAACGACTTACTATGTCCGCTCAAACGATATCGACGTAGAAGAGTGCGAATGGTGCTCAAGCTGA
- a CDS encoding PTS transporter subunit IIC: protein MKEYFIDRSYKASMGIANAVLVTLGIGLLLQTIGQMTGISFLVTVGAIGKTMLIPGIGVGIAMCLHANTLVTISAAASAVIGGGAVVTLAGGGVGITSGEPVGAILAVIVAVWTGKRVTGKTKFDMILIPGVSLLAGGLSGILFAKIMAPILASVSLGISSLIGGSPLISSMVIAFVFGLLILSPASSAALAIALQLDPTASAAALIGCSVQFVSFAVLSYRDNNWGAFFAQLICTPKLQTPNIIRKPSLMLVPLLTTLIAGPLGVMVFHIQAASEVAGLGLCAFVAPLYLIANYGFSTLAAFILVAVVLPGVIALIVRPILLKKERLKTGDLTIELQ from the coding sequence ATGAAAGAATATTTTATAGATCGTTCCTATAAGGCTTCTATGGGGATTGCGAATGCGGTTCTTGTAACGCTGGGGATTGGGCTTCTTTTGCAAACAATTGGGCAGATGACAGGGATTTCGTTTCTTGTAACGGTTGGCGCGATTGGCAAGACGATGCTTATTCCGGGAATTGGTGTTGGTATTGCAATGTGTTTGCACGCGAATACGCTTGTGACGATAAGTGCGGCTGCATCTGCTGTTATTGGAGGCGGGGCGGTAGTGACTTTGGCTGGTGGTGGCGTTGGTATTACTAGCGGAGAGCCGGTTGGTGCTATTTTGGCCGTTATTGTGGCGGTTTGGACTGGGAAACGGGTTACTGGCAAGACGAAATTTGATATGATTTTAATTCCAGGTGTTTCACTTTTGGCAGGCGGACTGAGTGGTATTTTATTTGCAAAAATTATGGCACCGATTTTAGCTTCTGTAAGTCTTGGGATTAGTTCATTAATTGGTGGTTCGCCGCTGATTTCATCGATGGTTATTGCTTTTGTGTTTGGATTACTTATTCTTAGTCCGGCTTCATCTGCTGCGCTCGCGATTGCGCTTCAACTTGATCCAACAGCAAGTGCTGCGGCATTGATTGGTTGCTCGGTACAATTCGTGTCATTCGCGGTGTTAAGTTATCGGGATAATAACTGGGGTGCGTTTTTTGCCCAACTTATCTGTACGCCGAAATTACAAACACCTAATATTATTAGAAAACCTAGTTTAATGTTAGTACCGTTACTGACGACGCTGATTGCTGGACCTCTTGGCGTGATGGTATTTCATATTCAAGCCGCTAGTGAAGTTGCAGGTCTCGGCTTATGCGCCTTTGTTGCACCACTTTATTTAATAGCAAATTACGGATTCAGCACACTTGCTGCTTTTATTTTGGTAGCAGTTGTCTTGCCAGGTGTTATTGCACTTATTGTCAGACCAATTCTACTTAAAAAGGAACGCCTCAAAACAGGTGATTTAACGATTGAATTGCAGTAG